CCAACCCCTTCATGACGGCCAGCACCTCACCCACCAGCTCCGGGTCGAGCGCCGAGGTCGGCTCGTCGAACAACATCAGATCCGGGTTCATCGACAGCGAGCGCGCGATGGCGATGCGCTGCTGCTGACCGCCCGAGAGCTGCGGCGGGTAGGCCGCCTCTTTGTGCGCCATCCCGACGCGCTCGAGGTTGTGCCGCGCGGTCTTCTCGGCCTCGTCCTTGGACCGCTTCAAGATCTTCATCTGAGCGATCGTCAGGTTCTGCAGGACAGTCAGGTGCGGGAAGAGGTTGAACTGCTGGAACACCATGCCGATGCTGCGCCGCATGGCGTCGATGTCGCACTCGCTGTCGGTGACCTCGAACCCATTGACGATGATCTTGCCCGCGGTTGGCTGCTCGAGCAGGTTGACGCAACGCAGCATGGTCGTCTTCCCGGAGCCCGAAGGCCCGATCACGCAGACGACCTCGCCCTTCTTGATCTCGACGTCGATGTTCTTCAGCACCTCGACCGCGCCGAAGCGCTTGACCAGTCCCTTGACCGAGATAGCGCCCTGGCCCTGGAAATCGGCAGTCTGAGTCATGGTCATCGCCTCTTCGCTTGGTTGCGTTCCAGGGCGCGTACCGCCTGGGACAACGGCAGGGTAATCACGAGGTAGGCCAGCCCGGCAAGGATCAGCGGTGACGAACTGGAATCGATGCCAGTGATGCCACCGCTGGCCGCCGTGTTGGCCAGGAACGTGAGCTCGTACTGACTCGATGCTAGACCGACGGCGAAGACGAGCGAGGAGTCCTTGATCAACAGGATGACCTCGTTGGTCAGCGGCGGAATGATGATCCGGAACGCCTGCGGCAGAATGACCAGGCGCATGGCGCTCCCGCGGGACATACCGAGCGTGCGGGCCGCCTCCATCTGGCCCTTCGGCACGGCCTGCACGCCGGCCCGGATGGTCTCCGACATGTAGGCCGCGGCCACCGAGCCCAGACCCAACGTGACCAGCACGTAGAAGTTGCCGAAGAACTTGTTGTTGTTGCCGAAGACGATCGGGATGCCGTAGGTCAACAGGTACAGCACGAGCAGGGTCGGCAGGCCGCGGAGTAGTTCGACGTACACGGTGGCGATCCACCGGTACAGCCGCACCTCGGACATGCGCATCAGCGCGATGATCAGGCCAACGATGAGGCCGAAGACGAATGCGCTGGCCGTGTAGATGAGCGTGTTGACGAAGCCGGTCTTGATGATGCGCGGCAGGATCTGTCCCATGACGTGCCAGTCCAGGAACTGAACCTTGAAGTCGTGCCAGTGTCCGACCAGGGCCATGACGACGACGATGAGAACGATCACCGCGTACTGCGCCGTGCGGATGATGGTGGTGCGTTGCTTCCTGGTCATGCCCCGCTGCGCGGTGGCAGGTGCTGTCACGGGCCATCTCCTGTCCGAGGTCTGCTGGTGGGGTGAACCGAATCGGACGGGACCCCGACGCGCGTCGCGCTCGGGGCCCCGTCCGGGATGCGATTACTTCGTGGGCGGAGTGCCGCCGATCCACTTCTTGTAGCTGGCCAGGTAGGTGCCGTCGGCCTTCGACTTCGCGATGACATAGTTGGCGACGGTGGCCAGGGCGGTGTTGCCCAGTGCCACGCCGAAGCCGTATTCCTCGCCGGTGTTGAAGTTGTCGACGATCTTGACCTTGCCGGCCTGCTGCTTGCTGTACTCGTTGAGTGCAGGCTGGTCATGAATGGCAGCATCGATCTTGCTGGCCTGGAGGGCGACTTCTTCGTCCGAGATCTGGGCGTATTCCAGGACCGTGTAGCCGTACTGCTCGGCGTACTTCTGCGCGTAGGCAAGACCGGTGGTGCCGGTCTGGGCGCCGAGCTTCTTGCCCTTGAGGTCGGCCAGGCTCTTGGCCGAGCTGGACGAGAGCACCATCAGTGCCTGCGAGGCGTCGTAGTACGGGTTGGAGAAGGTGATGGAGGCCATGCGCTCGGCCGTGATCGTCATCGCGGCGGCCGAGATGTCGCACTTCTTCGTCTTGGTGGCGGTACCCGACTTGATAGCCACGAACTGCTGAACGGAGATCTTGGTGGTGACACCCAGATCCTTGGCCATCCAGTCCATGAAATCGATATCGAACCCGACGATCTTGCCGCTGCCGTCATCGACCTCGAACGGCGCGTACGGCAACGACGTGCAGACCGTGAGCGCGGACGGGTCGGTCAGCGTCGCCTTGGCCGCCGAGATCATGGCCGGCGTCAGGGCCGTCGGAGCAGCGGTGCTCGGCGGAACGAAGGCGGAGCTGCTCGCACCGGACGACGCTGAGGCGCCCGAGG
This window of the Nakamurella panacisegetis genome carries:
- a CDS encoding amino acid ABC transporter ATP-binding protein produces the protein MTQTADFQGQGAISVKGLVKRFGAVEVLKNIDVEIKKGEVVCVIGPSGSGKTTMLRCVNLLEQPTAGKIIVNGFEVTDSECDIDAMRRSIGMVFQQFNLFPHLTVLQNLTIAQMKILKRSKDEAEKTARHNLERVGMAHKEAAYPPQLSGGQQQRIAIARSLSMNPDLMLFDEPTSALDPELVGEVLAVMKGLAKEGMTMMVVTHEMAFARDVADRVIFMDGGYVVEEGSAEQVIGNPQHERTKSFMFRVLHPTQVEEGDEFPAPSAAAGLPSTPGLTRALDTNINSGM
- a CDS encoding amino acid ABC transporter permease, which produces MTAPATAQRGMTRKQRTTIIRTAQYAVIVLIVVVMALVGHWHDFKVQFLDWHVMGQILPRIIKTGFVNTLIYTASAFVFGLIVGLIIALMRMSEVRLYRWIATVYVELLRGLPTLLVLYLLTYGIPIVFGNNNKFFGNFYVLVTLGLGSVAAAYMSETIRAGVQAVPKGQMEAARTLGMSRGSAMRLVILPQAFRIIIPPLTNEVILLIKDSSLVFAVGLASSQYELTFLANTAASGGITGIDSSSSPLILAGLAYLVITLPLSQAVRALERNQAKRR
- a CDS encoding ABC transporter substrate-binding protein, which codes for MPYAPFEVDDGSGKIVGFDIDFMDWMAKDLGVTTKISVQQFVAIKSGTATKTKKCDISAAAMTITAERMASITFSNPYYDASQALMVLSSSSAKSLADLKGKKLGAQTGTTGLAYAQKYAEQYGYTVLEYAQISDEEVALQASKIDAAIHDQPALNEYSKQQAGKVKIVDNFNTGEEYGFGVALGNTALATVANYVIAKSKADGTYLASYKKWIGGTPPTK